A region from the Leptospira venezuelensis genome encodes:
- a CDS encoding helix-turn-helix transcriptional regulator gives MNPSTKKLQTKLAVIHLLQENKRMSLEDLSKYSGIDDIKDLKKELGKLYMVGSYPYTPDQFVELDYDGETIGIRLPLSLEQGLVLSVKEWATIRKLFLEEDEKETSPSRKKVLKSILDKIHTILPSAGTPSENELKKNIEDSISEGKSLQIKYRAQGESEAESRIVDPWALLSFREDYLIGYCHSRKAPRTFRLDSILQLNRTQENVAEIPDEERKNAISKLKDFLKGGEGDSDFAEVYHTAEVYFNLHSRLHLERTSTKKQIGDITYYLSKARIRNQDWFLSVLKGFGPNVILVSPVTLKERMAAYWETISSDQSN, from the coding sequence ATGAATCCAAGTACGAAAAAACTCCAAACCAAACTAGCGGTGATTCATCTTTTGCAAGAAAACAAAAGAATGAGTCTGGAGGATCTTTCCAAGTATTCCGGCATAGATGATATAAAAGATCTGAAAAAAGAACTGGGAAAATTGTACATGGTAGGTTCTTATCCATATACTCCGGATCAATTTGTGGAACTGGATTATGATGGAGAAACTATTGGCATCCGTTTGCCTTTGAGTCTTGAGCAAGGTTTGGTACTGAGCGTAAAAGAATGGGCAACGATCCGAAAATTATTTTTGGAAGAGGATGAAAAAGAAACAAGTCCTTCCAGGAAAAAAGTATTAAAATCTATATTAGATAAAATTCATACAATTTTACCTTCAGCAGGAACTCCTAGCGAAAACGAATTAAAAAAGAATATAGAGGATTCTATCTCTGAGGGTAAATCCTTACAAATCAAGTATCGTGCACAGGGTGAATCAGAAGCGGAATCTAGAATAGTAGATCCTTGGGCACTTTTAAGTTTTAGAGAAGACTATTTGATTGGCTACTGCCATTCCAGAAAAGCCCCTAGGACATTTAGATTGGATTCCATTCTTCAATTGAACAGGACTCAAGAGAATGTTGCAGAGATCCCAGACGAAGAAAGAAAGAATGCTATCTCCAAATTGAAAGATTTTCTAAAAGGTGGAGAAGGAGATTCGGATTTTGCTGAGGTCTATCATACCGCAGAAGTGTATTTTAATCTGCATTCTCGTTTACATTTAGAAAGAACTTCTACCAAAAAGCAGATTGGAGATATTACATACTATCTTTCTAAAGCAAGGATTAGGAACCAAGATTGGTTTTTGTCAGTCCTAAAAGGTTTTGGACCGAATGTAATTCTTGTTAGTCCTGTTACTTTAAAGGAAAGAATGGCGGCTTATTGGGAGACAATTTCTTCGGATCAGTCCAACTAG
- the pth gene encoding aminoacyl-tRNA hydrolase, translating into MKLIVGLGNPGDKYNNNRANIGFKILDVIANNINVEIKTKKKKSLIGRGDFEGEEVVLLKPQTFSDLSGESVLYIASFLKIQVQDILVIHEDLTLPLGKIVVDKGANGNENPGIKSVIQSLRSPNFIRIRIGIGNDQFDGTNLDGFLKEDFQPLENLSLIQIINDAEAAIRSISLGDIEDVIEKYRL; encoded by the coding sequence ATGAAGCTAATCGTCGGACTGGGTAACCCCGGAGACAAATACAATAATAACCGAGCAAATATCGGCTTCAAAATTTTGGACGTGATCGCCAATAATATCAACGTTGAGATCAAGACTAAAAAGAAAAAGTCTTTGATCGGGCGAGGCGATTTTGAAGGAGAAGAGGTCGTATTATTAAAACCTCAAACCTTCAGCGATCTTTCGGGAGAGTCCGTACTGTACATAGCTTCCTTCCTGAAAATTCAGGTACAGGATATTCTAGTAATCCACGAAGATTTAACCTTACCCTTGGGTAAAATTGTAGTGGATAAGGGAGCTAACGGAAACGAAAATCCTGGGATCAAATCAGTGATCCAATCCTTACGTTCTCCAAATTTTATCCGCATCCGTATCGGGATCGGAAACGACCAATTTGATGGCACAAATTTGGACGGATTTTTGAAGGAAGATTTCCAACCTTTAGAAAACTTAAGTTTGATCCAGATCATCAACGACGCGGAAGCCGCAATTCGCTCTATCAGTTTGGGCGATATAGAAGACGTGATCGAAAAATACAGATTGTAA
- a CDS encoding polymer-forming cytoskeletal protein, with amino-acid sequence MKPILKLVTAILFLSASLGSLQAGDLRKNGSLIGSIDSSGDVRLNGSLVGRFESGGDVRKNGSLIGRIDSNGDIRMNGSLVGSIDSSGDVRKNGSLIGRIDSNGDVRKNGSLIGSAVGIPRAQAAGFFFFFFLNE; translated from the coding sequence ATGAAACCAATTTTGAAACTCGTAACTGCAATCCTCTTTTTAAGCGCTAGCTTGGGTTCTTTGCAGGCAGGTGATCTGAGAAAGAACGGATCTCTTATCGGAAGTATAGACTCCAGTGGTGACGTAAGGCTGAATGGATCTCTCGTTGGAAGATTTGAATCCGGCGGGGATGTTCGGAAAAACGGAAGCCTCATAGGTCGAATCGACTCTAACGGAGACATTCGAATGAACGGATCGCTAGTGGGTTCGATTGATTCCAGCGGAGATGTACGCAAGAACGGAAGCCTGATCGGACGCATTGATAGTAATGGTGACGTACGAAAAAATGGATCCTTGATCGGAAGTGCAGTGGGAATTCCTAGAGCGCAAGCCGCAGGATTCTTTTTCTTCTTCTTTTTAAACGAGTAA
- a CDS encoding 4-(cytidine 5'-diphospho)-2-C-methyl-D-erythritol kinase: protein MLSPAKINLGLEIPYKRPDGFHEIRSVFLRLNWGDDIQIEPITPGSFELVSDNQIILEKRVLYDEVSEKGDLSKNILFKTFSKIRAHYRELPGVRIHLTKKIPPAAGLGGGSTNAASLFSFYFGLSPEFNSDHIFQLAAEIGADVPFFLSESHCLVSGKGEILKDIQVHPGQGILALTPQILSTAEMYAGLKKPLQADPPSKRWISLDNDVEFSLKEGNWAALREKLVNDFEPLAFQKFPQLGKLKESFLANGASYSSLTGSGSCIYGLVQGLEIREELLAKMQTEFPDLTFVSFNY, encoded by the coding sequence TTGCTTTCTCCCGCAAAGATCAACCTAGGATTAGAGATCCCTTACAAAAGACCTGATGGATTTCATGAGATTCGGAGTGTATTCTTACGCTTGAATTGGGGAGATGATATTCAGATAGAACCAATCACTCCTGGGTCTTTCGAGTTGGTTTCTGATAACCAGATCATTTTAGAAAAAAGAGTACTGTACGACGAGGTTTCCGAGAAAGGAGACCTAAGTAAGAATATTCTTTTCAAAACATTTTCCAAGATCAGAGCTCATTACAGAGAACTTCCAGGTGTCAGAATCCATCTTACTAAAAAAATTCCGCCTGCAGCAGGCCTGGGTGGTGGATCTACCAACGCAGCATCACTTTTCTCTTTTTATTTTGGTCTAAGTCCTGAGTTTAATTCGGACCATATATTCCAACTGGCAGCTGAGATTGGAGCAGATGTTCCATTCTTCTTATCCGAAAGTCATTGTTTGGTGTCGGGAAAAGGTGAGATCTTGAAGGACATACAAGTTCATCCTGGACAGGGGATTCTGGCCTTAACTCCTCAGATACTCTCGACCGCTGAAATGTACGCAGGTCTCAAAAAGCCTTTACAAGCCGACCCTCCCTCGAAAAGATGGATTTCTCTAGACAATGACGTCGAGTTTTCTTTAAAAGAAGGAAATTGGGCGGCTTTGAGAGAAAAGCTCGTAAACGACTTCGAGCCTCTTGCCTTCCAAAAGTTTCCCCAACTAGGGAAATTAAAGGAAAGTTTTTTGGCGAATGGAGCTAGTTACTCCTCCTTAACTGGATCAGGATCTTGTATCTATGGTTTGGTGCAGGGATTGGAAATACGGGAAGAGCTGTTAGCCAAAATGCAAACGGAATTTCCCGACCTTACGTTTGTAAGCTTTAATTATTAA
- a CDS encoding LA_3751/LA_3752 family putative glycosyltransferase has protein sequence MSFPGGKLHSKWTKYTYCFLFLLPLLYPFLLKPSEQLYSDHLGKFILGESVGRNGFLSGNLALPSRSLDPEGNYCSNECIRIGDELISPFPVALGYVYAIFLPWSGITGVYIAVSVLILLSLLFLSILWDWDPIYLGVLVLASPFLVNGYFFPDVGIASFLFIGGSFLFLRSDTSSSWMRFVSSGFICASAAWFRIESIVFPLSFIFFLSIYNISNIEERKKILSYSLGFLLGIGLLLGIQYVLYGHPLGPRFSFNQPTMFLLPWKKWKIYTGLLIANQNRIGFFGYTPGFLIALLFFVYYIFFNKNPLKRGLTFEISNRDLFVLSGLAAFFALVISAPNDGLIDFGSRYLHLSLPAFAGMFLILLENIVGKYRKIGKIVLFVSLLYSVYVSFSYTQILGKFGRKTTKLNAIYLEQRPDLVVVQIRTYSQILGKYFFQTPSVWLMREGHIKNFFSKNDPEQFKKILFVQTKNPIAQSLDASDPFLNNKYYESITQSLGPDFKKVWSENKEDVLIFSMEKKK, from the coding sequence CGGGTGGAAAGTTACATTCTAAATGGACAAAGTACACTTATTGTTTTTTGTTCCTTCTTCCTTTATTGTATCCATTCTTATTGAAGCCCAGCGAACAGTTATACTCCGACCATTTGGGCAAATTTATATTGGGAGAGTCCGTAGGACGGAATGGATTTCTTTCAGGCAATTTGGCATTGCCATCTCGAAGTTTAGATCCGGAAGGAAATTATTGCTCAAATGAATGTATTCGCATCGGTGATGAACTAATCAGTCCATTCCCTGTTGCATTAGGTTATGTATATGCAATATTTCTACCTTGGAGTGGGATCACTGGCGTATACATTGCAGTTTCGGTTTTGATCCTTCTATCCTTATTATTCCTTTCGATCTTATGGGATTGGGATCCGATCTATTTGGGAGTTTTGGTTTTAGCCTCTCCTTTTTTAGTAAATGGATATTTCTTCCCGGATGTTGGAATTGCCTCCTTTTTGTTTATAGGGGGAAGCTTTTTATTTTTGAGATCCGACACTTCTTCTTCCTGGATGCGGTTTGTAAGTTCAGGCTTTATCTGTGCTTCTGCTGCTTGGTTTAGGATAGAGAGTATCGTATTCCCATTATCTTTTATTTTTTTCTTAAGTATATATAATATTTCTAATATAGAAGAACGAAAGAAAATTTTAAGTTATTCTCTTGGATTTTTGCTTGGGATAGGGCTTTTACTTGGCATACAGTATGTTCTATATGGACATCCATTAGGCCCGAGGTTTTCCTTTAACCAACCTACAATGTTCCTACTTCCTTGGAAGAAATGGAAAATTTATACAGGGCTTTTGATCGCTAATCAAAATCGGATCGGTTTTTTCGGATATACTCCTGGATTCTTGATCGCTCTCCTCTTCTTTGTATATTATATTTTCTTTAATAAGAATCCTTTAAAAAGAGGTCTTACATTTGAGATCTCGAATCGGGATCTATTTGTTCTTTCGGGTCTTGCCGCATTTTTCGCATTAGTGATTTCTGCTCCGAATGATGGGCTTATTGATTTTGGTTCCAGATATCTTCATTTGAGTTTGCCTGCGTTCGCAGGAATGTTTTTGATCTTACTCGAAAATATAGTAGGGAAGTATCGTAAGATCGGTAAAATTGTTCTGTTTGTGAGTCTTCTTTATTCGGTTTACGTCAGTTTTTCTTATACACAGATCTTAGGAAAGTTTGGAAGGAAGACTACAAAACTGAATGCGATCTATTTGGAACAAAGACCTGACTTGGTTGTGGTGCAGATCAGAACTTATTCTCAGATTCTAGGAAAATACTTTTTTCAAACACCTTCTGTTTGGCTTATGAGGGAAGGTCATATTAAGAATTTCTTCTCTAAGAATGATCCTGAGCAGTTTAAGAAAATATTATTTGTACAAACAAAAAACCCTATCGCGCAAAGTTTAGATGCGTCTGATCCTTTTTTGAATAATAAATATTATGAGAGTATTACTCAAAGCTTGGGTCCTGATTTCAAAAAGGTTTGGTCTGAAAATAAGGAAGATGTTTTGATCTTTTCTATGGAGAAAAAAAAGTAA
- a CDS encoding 50S ribosomal protein L25/general stress protein Ctc yields the protein MSHKLAVKKRTETGKNINNRLRADGQVPINIIGGGNAASGSVNEKELEKLVHSGIRQSTLIELEVEGEGIQKVFVKEVQRFPEIDRIRHVDFYKVEPGKKIVTKIGIRTEGTAKGSKMGGQFDHLIHEIRVKTVPEDLLETLVLDVTDLDVGDFIKVSNLKVPASWEILVNGDPIVAAVLKTKALLAQERAEAKEAAGAKPGAKAGAKKGK from the coding sequence ATGAGCCACAAATTAGCTGTTAAAAAAAGGACTGAAACAGGCAAGAACATAAACAATCGTCTTCGCGCTGATGGACAAGTCCCTATTAATATTATCGGAGGCGGAAATGCCGCATCTGGTTCTGTAAACGAGAAAGAACTTGAAAAGCTAGTTCATTCCGGAATCCGTCAATCCACTCTAATCGAGTTGGAAGTAGAGGGAGAAGGAATCCAAAAGGTTTTCGTTAAAGAAGTACAACGTTTTCCTGAAATCGACAGAATTCGCCACGTAGACTTCTACAAAGTTGAGCCTGGTAAGAAGATCGTTACTAAGATCGGAATTCGCACTGAGGGAACTGCAAAAGGTTCTAAGATGGGTGGTCAGTTCGACCATTTGATCCATGAGATTCGTGTGAAAACTGTTCCTGAGGATCTACTTGAGACTCTGGTTCTAGATGTAACTGATCTAGATGTAGGCGATTTTATCAAAGTTAGTAACCTGAAAGTTCCTGCAAGCTGGGAAATTTTAGTTAATGGTGATCCAATCGTAGCTGCAGTTCTGAAAACCAAAGCTTTACTTGCTCAAGAAAGAGCAGAAGCTAAGGAAGCTGCCGGAGCGAAGCCGGGAGCAAAAGCCGGAGCTAAAAAAGGGAAATAA
- a CDS encoding ribose-phosphate diphosphokinase: MSGSNIAVFSGSSNRTIANEICQELGIAPGKINLRKFSDGEIAVKIEENVRGRDVFVIQSTSAPANDNLMELLLIMDALRRASAESISVVVPYYGYGRQDRKAEPRVPISARVVADLIETLGPTRVIVMDLHADQIQGFFKVPVDNLHFNPVLVEYILSKKFDDLVIVSPDSGGAERARSFGKKVNATLAIIDKRRPKANVSEVMNVIGEIEGKNCILLDDMIDTAGTICKAADALLKNGAKSVYCAATHGVLSGEAIDRLNSTPFTEVVLSNTIEIPESKKITKLKTLSVAPLFAAAIQRISTNQSVSDLFI, translated from the coding sequence ATGAGCGGCTCTAATATCGCAGTTTTTTCAGGATCTTCTAATCGTACTATCGCAAATGAAATTTGCCAAGAGTTAGGAATAGCTCCGGGTAAGATCAATCTTCGTAAATTTTCCGACGGAGAGATTGCGGTTAAGATAGAAGAGAACGTAAGAGGAAGAGACGTATTCGTTATCCAATCTACTTCTGCTCCTGCAAACGACAATCTAATGGAATTACTTTTGATCATGGACGCGTTAAGACGTGCTTCTGCAGAAAGTATTTCTGTAGTTGTCCCTTATTACGGCTATGGACGCCAAGATAGAAAAGCGGAACCAAGAGTTCCAATCTCTGCAAGAGTTGTCGCAGATCTGATCGAGACCTTAGGGCCGACAAGAGTGATCGTGATGGATCTTCATGCGGACCAAATCCAAGGTTTTTTCAAAGTGCCTGTGGATAATTTACACTTTAATCCAGTACTGGTAGAATATATCTTAAGCAAGAAATTCGATGATCTAGTTATCGTTTCTCCTGATTCTGGCGGCGCGGAAAGAGCTAGATCCTTTGGTAAAAAAGTGAACGCAACTTTAGCGATCATAGACAAGAGAAGACCAAAGGCAAACGTTTCCGAAGTGATGAACGTGATCGGAGAGATAGAAGGTAAGAATTGTATCCTTCTGGACGATATGATCGATACTGCAGGCACGATCTGTAAAGCGGCTGACGCTCTATTAAAAAATGGAGCTAAATCTGTATATTGTGCTGCTACTCATGGAGTTCTTTCCGGAGAAGCTATTGATCGTTTGAACTCTACTCCTTTCACGGAGGTCGTATTGTCTAATACGATCGAGATACCAGAGTCCAAAAAAATCACTAAGTTAAAAACTCTCTCAGTAGCTCCGTTATTCGCGGCGGCGATTCAGAGAATATCGACCAATCAATCGGTCAGTGACCTATTTATATAA
- a CDS encoding sugar phosphate nucleotidyltransferase, translating into MDAKKEAVAVVLAAGKGTRMKTELPKVAVPLNGKPLLNHVIDHLKEAGINDIVIVVGYKKEEVQALCTGIPGIRFAEQKEQLGTAHAVLSAEEFVKSHKGPILVACGDVPMITGDTFSSLVSTHVENEFSATLLSAKVDIPTGYGRIVRNSSGEVTAIVEEKDADVEQKKINEINTGTYVFSSEILFESLRKIGNSNAQGEYYLPDLVGLYKKEGKKLGAVILKNSGESQGVNSPTDLENLAAVLNGAGAK; encoded by the coding sequence ATGGACGCCAAAAAGGAAGCAGTCGCCGTAGTATTAGCTGCGGGAAAGGGAACCCGCATGAAGACGGAGCTCCCAAAGGTGGCTGTTCCTTTAAATGGAAAGCCCCTTTTAAACCATGTTATTGATCACCTCAAAGAAGCGGGTATCAATGACATAGTCATAGTTGTAGGCTATAAAAAAGAAGAAGTCCAAGCACTTTGCACAGGAATTCCTGGCATTCGTTTCGCTGAACAAAAAGAGCAATTAGGCACAGCTCACGCAGTATTAAGTGCCGAAGAATTTGTTAAATCTCATAAAGGTCCTATCCTTGTAGCTTGTGGGGATGTCCCAATGATCACAGGGGATACATTTAGTTCTCTCGTTTCCACTCATGTTGAAAATGAATTCTCCGCTACTCTTCTTTCCGCAAAGGTAGATATTCCTACTGGTTACGGAAGGATCGTTCGTAATTCTTCCGGAGAAGTAACCGCAATCGTTGAAGAAAAAGACGCAGATGTGGAACAGAAAAAAATAAACGAGATCAACACTGGAACTTATGTTTTTAGTTCCGAAATTCTTTTCGAATCTCTTAGAAAAATAGGAAACAGCAATGCTCAGGGAGAATATTATCTCCCTGATCTAGTAGGGTTGTACAAAAAAGAAGGAAAAAAGTTGGGCGCAGTGATTCTTAAAAACAGCGGAGAAAGCCAAGGTGTGAATTCTCCTACAGACTTGGAAAACTTAGCAGCAGTTTTAAATGGAGCGGGTGCAAAATGA